The stretch of DNA ACCTACATAAATTAAAAGACACTATTGTATTTTGTTATGTTTGTAATCAAACTATTGATATGTAGATTTTTTTTCATCACTTCATGCATGGTTTTTTTAAGTCTTTCTCTAACTTGTATCTTACTCATCCTCCTATTCGAGTATTCTAGTGATCTTCTTTTCACATATCTAAACTATCTAGGACGAGATTTTACGCTTTTTTTGTAATAGATATCGTTCTAACTTTTCTCTTATATCTTCATTTCTTATTTTATCCATACGTTTGTGGCTATTCATCCATTACAACATCTTAATATCTaccacacttaacttatgttcaTTCTTATTCTTTTGCTTTCTAACACTGTGTTCCATACAACATAGCCGTGGCaatgtgaaaatttttttcttaaagtcTTAAAGGTACTTTTTTCTCGCATATAAAACCAGGCGCACTTTACCACTTTGACCAACCCGTTTGTATCCGATATTTTACATCCTCCTCAATTTTTTCATTATCCTACATCATAAACCTAAGATACTTGAAATGCTTTACCTGTAGTTGAATGGTTTCTCCAATTTTTTACTTTTGTATTAGTATTTTTTCTTCGCCTAtcaaacttacattccatatatacCGTCTTACTGCAACTTATACTCAAATTGTACCCCTTTAGTCCTCCTCTCTACAATTCTAACTTCTAATTTAAATGTTCCTTTGTTTCTCTCGTAAAAACGATATCATTGACAAAAAGCACGTAATATGGTATTAGTTCCCTGATATGCTCTGTAAACACCTCCAAAACTAATGTTAAAAGATAAGGGCTTAGAAATGATACTTAATGCAATTCTACACCAATAAAAAAATTCTTCTGTCACACGTCACTTTAAGTCTTTACATAAGTTTTAATCTCATTGTACATTTCTTTAATTGCATGAATATATTCATTCTTTATccttttttctccaaattttttaatagaatctCTCTTAATGCTTTATTATatgcttttttttaaattaataaatattatgtgtagatcctttttgttattttgatatCTGCCCGTTATTCTTCTTAGCGATTATATCTATCCATAAGACCAAACTGATTTTCTGAGATTTGTATCTCATATTTCAACTTTCATTCTATTACTTTTTCCCATGATATCATAATGTGACTTATGAGTTTGATCCGATTctgtagtttttaaaattttatatgcctCCCTTATTTTTGTATATAGAGACTAATGTACTTTTTCTCTATTTATCCAACATCCTCTTAAacactaaaatattattaaaatacttgGTTAACAAACCGACATCCTTTTCTCCTAAAATTTTTCACATTTCAATCGGAATAATAACTAATCTGATTGGCCTTCCAATTTTCATTCTCCTAAGAGAAAAtgtgttttatttaatttagtttttttagagactaatttttttgttatttctatttAGCAACGAATTTGATGTTAAAATGTAAATCGAAAATATGATTATTACATGTTATTTCACAATTTTAGTTATAGAGAAATATTAGAGGTTTAACACTTTTTATCggtattagttaatatttttagcTAAATACTTTGTTTTTATACcattagaaattttttttgtttggtttcccacggtattcttcaacccgacaggtcaaggactaatccgtcgcggtactgagttCCATTTAAAGGTgtgccgctggccaatggattgctgcatgcacaaggcgggattcgaacccccgacacttgcttaagcggactagtgagctaattACTAGACCAACCAAACTTGGTTTATACCATTAAAATTAGtgtttagattttaaaatttagaatttaatacttataatttagaatgttaattaaatattgacaaaaaataataaaatttcttAATAATATAGTATTACTCTTAGTTAAATATTCCTTCTCTTATAATCTCAAGGCTCCGTCattatacttttatttttctaacaaaCGCTTTCATTtatatttctaaaataaaaatcttaaataattaatttataatttatatgatCAAACTAAAATTCTCTCTTAACAATTTTCCAAACTACTCTTTCGTTTAAGTTGAATATATGATTACATTTCATTAAcaagttttaaaactaaaaattcttGGAATCAACCATTTCTTTACCAATACTTTACTAACACCAAGATCTATCAAATTTTTTCCGTACACAGAATTGTGAATTTGTAATATTTCCGTAGGATTCAAAACCTTCTTTTCTATGATTTATTAATTGGCTTGGCGCTGAGTTAGAACTTAAAGGAATCAGTTGCTTTGTGGAGAGAGCTATACACGGAAGCTGCTTCTTTTGGGTAGTGATTAACTGATTATAACAAAGAAGTTTTCTGAAGAACCCCAACACTATTAGCTAGGGAGCTGGTGGGTAAAACATGGAGATTAACTCTGGCTTTTGTACGAAGGATTATTGGATTAGCAGTGGCCGGGGAGAAGCCGGAAAAAATAAATACTCTAAATTAAAGTCCTTCCACACTTGAAAAGGAAGAATCCATCGTGCAagcaattaaaaattgaaaatacccTCCTCCACTAATGTAGCTATATTTAATTTGGGTTTAGGAAAGACCGTATTTATCCAAGTATAAATTTTGGTCACGGGATTTTACCTCAAAGTCACCGATCGATAGTATAATGCAAGTGCGGTTGTGGTTGAATAAGCCATAAATACATACATGATACATATCCTCCCAAAAGGAAAAGGTACTTTTTCACGCTTGCCGAACCAATTATCATGAAGGCCTATGCTTGTCACATGAAGgccataaatatttaatatatacacAACAATGTAACTCTCTCTATAAAAGTGTATATAATGTCCTTATACCGCCATGTCGATTCAAAATTATTAGTCAGTCCATTAAGATGAAGCATTTTAGGGACACTATTTTGACATGCGCATGCATGTGGTTACTAAGTTTGAGTGATATATGCTTGTGTCAGCCGCGGTCGCCACAACAAGGACTCCAAGTGCCATGCTTCTTCATCTTTGGTGACTCATTGGTTGACAACGGAAACAACAATGGGATGCTAACCCTTGCCAGAGCCAATTACAGGCCTTATGGCATTGACTTCCCACAGGGTCCTACTGGCCGCTTTACCAATGGTCGAACTTATGTTGATGCTTTAGGTAAATTCATTTAattttccattctattttataaaTCTTGCATCATGCTTATTAACTAGTGTATGTGTTATATCTGGATAATAATAGGTCGGTAATGATAAGGATATACTTTCTAAAGTTATCTTATATAAcatagtatttataattttatatacataatatttgtaATGACATATTTATTATCtctaaaattacataattattctagtattgattaataaatattaaatgaaataactttaaattattcagattaattttttattgtcatttaaatattattattattgataatggATAATATGAGCAGGAGTAAAAGATTCAAGAAAAGATGACAAAGTATTCAAATAGTAGAAGGCAATCGTTATTTTCTACTAtttgttttacttttatttataacAATTTAATGTTCTCGTTTTTTAAAGGTACGTCATGAGTCTCGCAccgaataaataaataacttcaaTATAATATTGAATTCATAAAACTCTGTTACTTAATATACTAGTAATCGGCTAAATCATAACAGAGTGAACAATCGCTAGAGATATATAGAGAAGAATTAGCATGTGATGAATTACGAATGGACATATTTCAAGCTATATTACTTTCAATTTTCAACGTCGCATAGCCTAAAAGGAAATATTCTATACTTGTCTCATTACATAAACACTTAGAGCGTTCATGTGTTAACCAAATCTAAATGCAATATTGGTAATTTGGTAATTGCAGCTCAACTTCTGGGTTTTCCAACATATATTCCACCATATTCAAGAGCACGGGGCTTGGACCTTTTAAGAGGAGCCAATTATGCATCTGGAGCAGCAGGCATCCGGGAGGAAACTGGAAGTAATCTGGTAATTAAGTATATACATACATGATACATATGAGAAATCCTTGTATGGTTCTGGAATACAATTCATGCATTTCTCAAACCAACGACAACCactcatttttaattttcataacaATTCTAATTTCTAAATGAGCAGGGGGCTCATACATCAATGAATGAGCAAGTCTCTAACTTTGGAGAAACAGTGCAGCAGTTGAGGAGGTACTTTAGAGACAACGATGCGCTTAACAGCTACCTTGGCAAGTGTTTGTTCTTTTCAGGGATGGGAAGCAACGATTACCTCAATAACTATTTCATGCCAGATTTTTATTCCACCAGCTCTGATTACACTGCCAGAGCATTTGCAACGATCCTTCTTCAACAGTACGGTCGCCAACTAGCTGTAAGACTTTTGCTTCGATGGAACACTCTCTCAAAAGAAAAGAGTCTACAAACACAATATTTAagacaaaaagaataaaaaagtgaTTGTTACAACTAGGTATGATATGATATGTCACGTTTCATTCTATTGTTTTGCAGCAATTGTATTCGCTAGGTGCAAGGAAAGTGATTGTTACAGCAGTTGGCCAAATCGGGTGCATACCATATCAATTGGCCCGTTTCCATGGGAATAACAGCAGATGCAACGAAAAAATCAACAGTGCCATACAATTGTTCAACTCAGGTCTTAAGAGAATGGTTCAGAATATTAATGGAGGGCAGCTTCCAGGAGCAAAGTTTGTATATCTGGATTTTTATCAAAGCAGCCAAGATCTATCTTCAAATGGAACGTCCCTTGGTAAAACTAAAgttgttttatatatttaattcgaCACATATCTTGTACATTGTAATAATCACCGAAAAGCACATACAGGATTTGATGTGGTGGACAAGGGGTGCTGTGGGGTTGGAAAGAACAATGGGCAGATTACTTGCCTTCCTCTTCAACAGCCATGCCAAGATCGACACAAGTACTTGTTCTGGGATGCATTCCACCCAACTGAACTCGCCAACATCTTACTAGCCAAGGCAACCTACACCTCACAATCATACACTTATCCCATTAACATTCAACAATTGGCAGCGCTCTAAGAGAGAGCCGTTCTACTTTTTACGTatgtttgaagttgtttatgTGTCACTGCAATTTGCTGATGTTGTTCTTGTTCCTTAATTACGTGGATgatgataatataataataaatttcctTAGTTGATTTATAGCAGCTGATTTGTTCGATTAGACTAGTACTACTAAATTCATACAAGAGAGTTGGTTGTGATTGAATTGAGTAAATAGCAGTACACCACAACGATTGTCTCAACGGTCAACTACTGGATTGAATTCATAGTTCCCATTAAAAGCTATCATCCCCATGAGAGCGTTCACTGCTGCTGTTGGGGAATGGCGTCTGGAATGGAAGACATGTGGTTTGGCCTCTGTTCCTTCCTATGCCGCAGCAACCTCTGAATACATcagtaaataaaaaatgaaaattttaaaaagtaaagaaTTACGAACTTGTTACGTACAGTGAGCTGCGTGTTATATGTTTGGGCCAAGAGATGAGCGTACTCCTGAGCATTGTACTGATTTCTGGTTGGGTAGTTAGGCATAAGGTAGTTGTTTAAGTAGTCATTGCTGCCCATGTTTCATAAAACCAGTAATTTACGTACTTCTTTgccatttcaaaatttaattattatgcattattttaataaattatttttaaaaaaatatatacagtataaattttgaaataaataaaaaaattattaaaattaaaattaacgcACCATAAGAAGTcaaaaagattttttataatagtataattttccatgttttcataagttttttttattcttgaatattaaaaaaaaaagaaaaaaaaaaagagaagacggCGAAagagaaaagacaaaaaaaaacttatttcaaTGGATACATTTTGTTTGTTATATAACATTAAattggttttaaaatttaaatttgttataaaaattcaaattttggtTGGAGTGAGGTTTGAACTTGgatctttcaaaatttaaatttgttaaaaaaattcaaattttacttTGAGTGAGGTTTAAACTTG from Arachis hypogaea cultivar Tifrunner unplaced genomic scaffold, arahy.Tifrunner.gnm2.J5K5 arahy.Tifrunner.gnm2.scaffold_878, whole genome shotgun sequence encodes:
- the LOC112726205 gene encoding GDSL esterase/lipase At1g33811-like, with translation MKHFRDTILTCACMWLLSLSDICLCQPRSPQQGLQVPCFFIFGDSLVDNGNNNGMLTLARANYRPYGIDFPQGPTGRFTNGRTYVDALAQLLGFPTYIPPYSRARGLDLLRGANYASGAAGIREETGSNLGAHTSMNEQVSNFGETVQQLRRYFRDNDALNSYLGKCLFFSGMGSNDYLNNYFMPDFYSTSSDYTARAFATILLQQYGRQLAQLYSLGARKVIVTAVGQIGCIPYQLARFHGNNSRCNEKINSAIQLFNSGLKRMVQNINGGQLPGAKFVYLDFYQSSQDLSSNGTSLGFDVVDKGCCGVGKNNGQITCLPLQQPCQDRHKYLFWDAFHPTELANILLAKATYTSQSYTYPINIQQLAAL